The Corylus avellana chromosome ca8, CavTom2PMs-1.0 genome has a segment encoding these proteins:
- the LOC132189985 gene encoding large ribosomal subunit protein uL10c-like: MEATALLSFPSSKPHASHFLTQTHHHFLSNPPLISARCKPNLSIRSAISRNKKEETVETVKTQLDNCHLIAGIKYKGLSVKQFQDLRRALPESTKLLVAKNTLVYKAIEGTPWEALKPCMTGMNAWLFVHSEEIPAAIKPYRTFQKEKKLEDNDFTGAVFEGKFYGPGDFKALESMPTRAEIYAKLLGSLKTPASSLVGTIQAPARELVMVLKAYVKKLEEEGSGQ, encoded by the coding sequence ATGGAAGCCACAGCTCTCCTCAGCTTCCCCTCCTCCAAACCCCATGCGTCTCATTTTCTCACCCAAACCCACCACCATTTCCTTTCGAATCCACCACTCATCTCTGCTCGATGCAAGCCCAATCTCTCGATCCGCTCCGCCATTTCCCgcaacaagaaagaagaaaccgtGGAGACCGTAAAGACCCAGCTCGACAACTGCCACCTCATTGCCGGAATAAAGTACAAGGGCTTAAGCGTCAAGCAGTTCCAGGACCTCCGACGAGCCTTACCCGAGTCCACCAAGCTGCTCGTTGCTAAGAACACCCTTGTTTACAAAGCCATTGAGGGGACCCCCTGGGAGGCCCTCAAGCCCTGCATGACGGGCATGAACGCCTGGCTCTTTGTTCACAGCGAGGAGATCCCAGCGGCCATCAAGCCCTACAGGACCTTCCAGAAGGAGAAGAAGCTCGAGGACAACGACTTCACCGGCGCAGTGTTTGAGGGAAAGTTTTATGGGCCTGGTGACTTCAAGGCGCTCGAGAGTATGCCTACGAGAGCTGAAATTTATGCCAAGCTTCTTGGGTCGTTGAAGACTCCCGCGTCGAGCTTGGTCGGGACGATACAGGCGCCGGCGAGGGAGTTGGTGATGGTTTTGAAGGCCTATGTCAAGAAGTTGGAAGAGGAAGGTAGTGGGCAATAG
- the LOC132189649 gene encoding probable rhamnogalacturonate lyase B, whose amino-acid sequence MSSPGVQLQVEDQQVVMDNGILQVTLSNPDGLVTGIQYNGVDNLLEVLNNETERGYWDLVWSVAGSAGTKGIFDRMEGTKFEVIVENEEQVELSFSRTWDTSLEGKLVPLNIDKRFVLLRGCSGFYSYAIYEHLEEWPAFNIDNTRIAFKLRKDKFHYMAIADNRQRFMPLPDDRLPDRGQVLAYPEAVLLVNPVEPEFKGEVDDKYQYARENKDNRVHGWISNDPPVGFWQITASDEFRSGGPLKQILTSHVGPTTLAIFHSVHYSGEDLILKFGANEAWKKVFGPIFIYLNTLTTEGDDPILLWENAKKQMINEVQSWPYDFPASNDFQSSDQRGNVSGRLLIQDRYVSEECIPGDGAFVGLAPLGDIGSWQRECKGYQFWTRADKDGYFSINDIRTGDYNLYAWVPGFIGDYKYEAAFNITSGCNIDAGNLVYEPPRDGPTLWEIGIPDRTAAEFYVPDPNPKYINKLYVNHPDRFRQYGLWERYAELYPDGDLVYTIGTSNYTKDWFFAQVTRKKDDNTYEGTTWQIKFKLESVDGSGTYKLRLALATAHASELQGFTTYAERRIVEAVQGEDRATMNIGIGWRGLNEEMERFKDRMEFTKLKTNQERTEPH is encoded by the exons ATGTCAAGTCCAGGGGTGCAATTACAAGTCGAAGACCAGCAA GTGGTGATGGATAATGGCATACTGCAGGTGACCTTATCAAACCCAGACGGACTTGTCACTGGAATACAGTATAATGGCGTTGACAATTTGCTCGAAGTTCTTAACAACGAAACTGAAAGAGG ATACTGGGACCTTGTATGGAGTGTTGCTGGAAGTGCAGGAACAAAGGGTATATTTGATAG GATGGAAGGAACAAAGTTTGAGGTAATAGTGGAAAATGAAGAACAAGTGGAGCTCTCATTCAGTAGAACGTGGGATACCTCCCTTGAGGGCAAGCTTGTTCCCCTGAATATAGATAAAAG GTTCGTATTGCTTCGTGGTTGCTCGGGGTTCTACTCGTATGCCATTTATGAGCACTTGGAGGAATGGCCTGCTTTCAACATTGACAATACGAGGATCGCATTCAAGCTCAGGAAAGACAa GTTTCATTACATGGCAATAGCAGACAACAGACAGAGATTCATGCCCTTGCCTGACGACCGTTTACCAGACAGAGGGCAAGTCTTGGCCTACCCGGAAGCAGTCCTGCTTGTGAATCCCGTGGAACCAGAGTTCAAAGGAGAG GTGGATGATAAGTATCAATACGCCCGCGAGAACAAAGATAATCGGGTTCACGGGTGGATATCCAATGACCCACCAGTAGGGTTCTGGCAAATCACAGCCAGCGATGAGTTTCGATCTGGTGGACCCCTCAAACAAATCCTTACCTCCCACGTCGGTCCCACTACCCTCGCC ATATTTCACAGCGTGCACTATTCAGGAGAGGATCTGATATTGAAATTTGGAGCAAATGAGGCATGGAAGAAAGTTTTTGGccccatttttatttatcttaataCTTTGACTACTGAAGGAGATGACCCGATTTTGCTCTGGGAGAATGCTAAGAAACAG ATGATCAATGAAGTTCAAAGCTGGCCCTACGATTTTCCAGCTTCAAATGACTTTCAATCGTCGGATCAACGGGGTAATGTTAGTGGTAGATTGCTAATCCAAGACAG GTATGTTAGTGAAGAGTGCATACCAGGAGATGGTGCTTTTGTGGGATTGGCACCCCTAGGGGATATTGGATCATGGCAAAGAGAATGCAAG GGTTACCAATTTTGGACAAGAGCTGACAAGGATGGCTATTTCTCTATTAATGACATACGAACTGGTGACTATAATCTTTATGCATGGGTCCCCGGTTTCATCGGTGATTACAAATATGAGGCTGCTTTTAACATAACATCAG GTTGTAACATTGATGCGGGTAATCTTGTTTatgagcctccaagagatggcCCAACATTGTGGGAAATAGGCATTCCCGATCGCACTGCTGCTGAATTCTATGTTCCCGATCCAAACCCGAAGTATATTAACAAACTCTATGTCAATCATCCTGATAG ATTCAGGCAATACGGATTATGGGAAAGATATGCAGAACTATATCCTGATGGAGACTTGGTTTACACGATCGGGACTAGTAACTACACAAAAGATTGGTTCTTTGCTCAAGTTACCAG GAAGAAAGATGATAACACGTATGAGGGAACGACATGGCAAATTAAGTTCAAACTTGAGAGTGTGGATGGGAGTGGAACCTATAAATTACGATTAGCACTTGCAACTGCACATGCTTCCGAATTACAA GGGTTTACAACCTATGCGGAGAGGAGGATTGTGGAAGCTGTACAAGGGGAGGACAGAGCCACAATGAATATTGGAATTGGTTGGAGGGGCTTAAATGAGGAAATGGAGCGATTCAAGGACAGGATGGAGTTcacaaaactcaaaaccaatCAGGAAAGGACGGAGCCACATTGA
- the LOC132189919 gene encoding probable rhamnogalacturonate lyase B: MSPLGVHLHVEDRHVVMDNGILQVTLSNPEGIVTGIRYGAVDNLLEVNNDESNRGYWDLVWNTPGTTGIFDVIKGTSLKVIVENEEQVELSFTRSWDPSMEGKVVPLNIDKRFILLRGSSGFYSYAIYEHLQDWPAFNLGETRIAFKLRKDKFHYMAMADNRQRYMPLPDDRLPTRGQALAYPEAVLLVNPVEPELKGEVDDKYQYSNDNQNIRVHGWISTDPPVGFWQITPSNEFRSGGPCKQNLTSHVGPTTLAMFLSAHYSGDDLVPKFGAGEQWKKVFGPVFMYVNSVYDGESEDPLVQLWEDAKIQMLIEVQSWPYSFPASEDFPKSDQRGNVSGRLLVRDRYVSDDYISANGAYVGLAPPGDVGSWQRECKDYQFWSKAEEDGYFSINDIRTGDYNLYAWIPGFIGDYKYDVIISITEGYDIEVGDLVYEPPRDGPTLWEIGIPDRSAAEFYVPDPNPKYINKLFVNHPDRFRQYGLWERYAELYPDNDLVYTVGVSDYTKDWFYAQVTRKKKDSNTYQGTTWQIKFKLDNVDSNATYKLRVAIASATLSELQVRVNDPKANPPLFSSGSIGRDNSIARHGIHGLYWLFNVNVPGARLVEGDNIVFLTQPRSSSPFQGIMYDYLRLEGPPSSGSQLPTKKTIINYNV; this comes from the exons ATGTCACCATTGGGGGTGCATTTACATGTTGAAGATCGTCAT GTGGTAATGGACAATGGCATTCTACAAGTGACTTTATCGAATCCAGAGGGAATTGTTACAGGAATTCGATACGGTGCCGTTGACAACTTGCTTGAAGTTAATAACGACGAATCTAATAGAGG GTACTGGGACCTTGTTTGGAACACACCAGGAACTACTGGTATATTTGATGT AATCAAAGGAACAAGTTTAAAGGTTATAGTTGAAAATGAAGAACAGGTTGAGCTCTCTTTCACAAGAAGCTGGGATCCTTCGATGGAGGGCAAGGTTGTCCCATTAAATATTGACAAAAGGTTTATATTGCTCCGTGGTTCGTCTGGATTTTACTCTTACGCTATTTACGAGCACCTCCAGGACTGGCCTGCATTCAACCTCGGTGAAACCAGGATTGCCTTCAAGCTCAGAAAAGACAA GTTTCACTATATGGCTATGGCGGACAACAGGCAAAGATACATGCCCCTCCCGGATGACAGATTGCCTACAAGAGGCCAAGCCCTGGCCTACCCAGAGGCAGTCCTACTTGTGAACCCAGTGGAGCCAGAGTTAAAAGGAGAG gtggaTGACAAGTACCAATACTCGAATGACAACCAAAACATTCGGGTACACGGGTGGATCTCTACCGACCCACCCGTCGGATTCTGGCAAATCACACCTAGCAACGAGTTCCGATCTGGTGGTCCCTGCAAACAGAACCTAACATCACATGTGGGCCCCACCACCCTTGCT ATGTTCCTTAGTGCACATTATTCCGGAGACGATCTGGTCCCGAAATTCGGAGCTGGTGAGCAATGGAAAAAAGTTTTCGGCCCGGTTTTTATGTACGTTAATTCTGTATATGATGGAGAGTCAGAAGACCCACTAGTTCAGCTTTGGGAGGATGCCAAAATACAG ATGCTGATTGAAGTCCAAAGCTGGCCCTATAGCTTCCCTGCGTCGGAGGATTTTCCCAAGTCAGACCAACGGGGTAACGTTAGTGGTAGGCTTCTAGTCCGAGACAG GTATGTTAGCGATGACTATATATCCGCAAATGGTGCTTATGTTGGCTTGGCGCCTCCTGGAGACGTTGGATCATGGCAAAGAGAATGCAAG GACTACCAATTTTGGAGCAAAGCAGAGGAGGATGGGTATTTTTCCATTAATGATATACGTACTGGGGATTATAATCTTTATGCATGGATCCCAGGTTTTATCGGGGACTACAAATATGATGTTATTATTAGCATAACCGAAg GTTATGATATTGAAGTAGGTGATCTTGTTTatgagcctccaagagatggcCCCACGCTGTGGGAAATAGGCATTCCTGATCGTTCAGCCGCTGAGTTTTATGTCCCTGATCCAAATCCAAAGTATATCAATAAACTCTTCGTCAATCATCCTGACAG GTTTAGGCAGTATGGCTTGTGGGAAAGATACGCAGAACTGTATCCTGATAACGACTTGGTTTACACAGTTGGCGTTAGCGACTACACTAAAGATTGGTTTTATGCTCAGGTTACCAG GAAGAAAAAAGACAGTAATACATATCAAGGAACAACATGGCAAATCAAATTTAAGCTGGACAATGTGGATAGTAATGCTACTTATAAACTGCGAGTGGCAATTGCATCTGCCACTCTTTCTGAATTGCAG gTTCGGGTCAACGACCCAAAAGCAAATCCTCCCCTATTTTCAAGCGGATCGATAGGGAGGGATAACTCCATTGCCAGACATGGAATCCACGGGCTCTATTGGCTTTTCAACGTGAACGTGCCTGGCGCTCGTCTTGTCGAAGGGGATAATATCGTCTTTTTGACACAACCAAGAAGCTCAAGCCCTTTCCAAGGGATTATGTATGATTATCTCCGTTTAGAAGGTCCACCATCTTCTGGTTCCCAACTTCCcacaaagaaaacaataattaattacaatgtTTAA
- the LOC132189270 gene encoding probable rhamnogalacturonate lyase B isoform X1 — MSAPRVHLHIQDHYVVMDNGIVQVTLSNPGGIVTGIRYNGYDNLLEVLNKESNRGYWDLVWSAPGSKGIFDVISGTIFRVIVKNEDQVELSFTRMWDPTLEGKFVPLNIDKRFIMLRGSSGFYSYAIYEHLKDWPDFDIGETRITFKLRKDKFRYMAIADDRQRYMPQPDDRCSGKCQILAYPEAVLLVNPTMPDHKGEVDDKYQYSCDNKDIKVHGWISSIPHVGFWQITPSDEFRSGGPLKQSLTSHVGPTTLAMFLSAHYAGQDLVPKFRAGEPWKKVFGPVFIYLNSASIGDDPFWLWEDAKIQMTNEVQSWPYSFPASEDFQKADQRGNVNGRLLVSDRYTCKDYIPANGAYVGLAPPGDNGSWQRECKDYQFWVRADEGGYFSITNIRTGDYNLYAWVPGFIGDYRCDIAITITSGSYIEMGDLVYEPPRDGPTLWEIGIPDRSAAEFFVPDPDPKYINKLYVNHPDRFRHYGLWGRYAELYPDTDLVYTVGVSDYSKDWFFAQVPRKKEDDTHQGTTWQIKFKLNNVDRRNAYKLRVAIASATLAEMQVRINDPNAKRPLFTSGLIGRDNSIARHGIRGLYWLYNVNVPGAQLVEGDNTIYLTQPRSTSPFQGIMYDYIRLEGPPSSNVKDEL; from the exons ATGTCAGCTCCACGGGTGCATTTGCATATTCAAGATCATTAT GTGGTGATGGATAATGGCATAGTGCAAGTCACATTATCAAACCCAGGTGGAATTGTTACTGGAATACGATATAATGGCTACGACAATTTGCTTGAAGTTCTTAATAAGGAATCTAACAGAGG GTATTGGGACCTTGTCTGGAGTGCACCAGGAAGCAAGGGAATATTTGATGT GATTAGCggtacaatttttagggttatAGTGAAAAACGAGGACCAGGTTGAGCTTTCATTTACAAGAATGTGGGATCCCACACTGGAGGGCAAGTTTGTTCCCCTGAATATAGACAAAAG GTTTATAATGCTTCGTGGTTCCTCAGGGTTTTATTCTTATGCCATTTATGAGCACTTGAAGGATTGGCCCGATTTTGACATTGGTGAAACCAGGATCACTTTCAAGCTCAGAAAAGACAA GTTTCGCTACATGGCCATAGCAGATGATAGGCAAAGATACATGCCTCAGCCTGATGACCGGTGCTCAGGAAAATGCCAAATCCTGGCCTACCCTGAAGCTGTCCTTCTCGTCAATCCCACAATGCCAGATCACAAGGGAGAG GTGGATGACAAATACCAGTACTCCTGTGACAACAAAGATATTAAGGTACATGGGTGGATATCTAGTATCCCACATGTCGGATTTTGGCAAATCACACCTAGCGATGAGTTCCGATCTGGTGGGCCCCTCAAACAAAGTCTAACATCACATGTTGGCCCCACCACCCTTGCG ATGTTTCTTAGTGCTCATTATGCCGGACAAGACCTGGTGCCGAAATTCAGAGCTGGTGAGCCATGGAAGAAGGTTTTTGGCCCAGTATTTATCTATCTTAATTCTGCATCTATTGGAGATGATCCGTTTTGGCTATGGGAGGATGCTAAAATACAG ATGACAAACGAAGTCCAAAGCTGGCCTTATAGTTTTCCAGCTTCTGAGGATTTCCAAAAGGCTGATCAACGTGGTAATGTTAATGGTAGACTACTTGTCTCAGATAG GTATACTTGCAAAGATTATATACCAGCAAATGGTGCTTATGTTGGCTTGGCCCCACCAGGAGACAATGGATCATGGCAAAGAGAATGCAAG GACTATCAATTTTGGGTGAGAGCAGATGAGGGAGGCTATTTTTCCATCACCAACATTCGTACCGGTGACTATAACCTCTACGCGTGGGTCCCTGGCTTTATAGGAGATTACCGATGCGATATTGCCATTACCATAACCTCAG GTTCTTATATTGAAATGGGTGATCTTGTATATGAACCTCCTAGAGATGGACCAACATTGTGGGAAATAGGCATCCCTGATCGTTCTGCTGCAGAGTTTTTTGTTCCCGATCCCGATCCAAAGTACATTAATAAACTTTATGTCAATCATCCTGACAG GTTTAGGCATTACGGATTGTGGGGTAGGTACGCAGAACTATATCCTGATACAGACTTAGTGTACACTGTCGGTGTTAGCGATTATAGTAAAGATTGGTTCTTTGCTCAGGTTCCCAG GAAGAAAGAAGATGACACACATCAAGGAACAACTTGGCAAATCAAGTTCAAACTTAATAATGTTGATCGGAGAAATGCGTACAAACTGCGAGTGGCTATTGCGTCTGCAACTCTGGCTGAAATGCAG gtgCGGATTAATGATCCGAATGCAAAGCGACCTCTATTTACAAGTGGATTAATAGGGAGGGACAATTCAATTGCCAGACATGGAATTCGTGGGCTCTACTGGCTATACAACGTGAATGTACCAGGTGCTCAGCTTGTTGAAGGAGATAATACCATCTATTTGACACAACCAAGAAGCACCAGCCCCTTCCAGGGAATTATGTACGACTATATTCGTTTAGAAGGCCCGCCATCTTCTAATGTCAAAGATGAACTTTGA
- the LOC132189270 gene encoding probable rhamnogalacturonate lyase B isoform X2: MWDPTLEGKFVPLNIDKRFIMLRGSSGFYSYAIYEHLKDWPDFDIGETRITFKLRKDKFRYMAIADDRQRYMPQPDDRCSGKCQILAYPEAVLLVNPTMPDHKGEVDDKYQYSCDNKDIKVHGWISSIPHVGFWQITPSDEFRSGGPLKQSLTSHVGPTTLAMFLSAHYAGQDLVPKFRAGEPWKKVFGPVFIYLNSASIGDDPFWLWEDAKIQMTNEVQSWPYSFPASEDFQKADQRGNVNGRLLVSDRYTCKDYIPANGAYVGLAPPGDNGSWQRECKDYQFWVRADEGGYFSITNIRTGDYNLYAWVPGFIGDYRCDIAITITSGSYIEMGDLVYEPPRDGPTLWEIGIPDRSAAEFFVPDPDPKYINKLYVNHPDRFRHYGLWGRYAELYPDTDLVYTVGVSDYSKDWFFAQVPRKKEDDTHQGTTWQIKFKLNNVDRRNAYKLRVAIASATLAEMQVRINDPNAKRPLFTSGLIGRDNSIARHGIRGLYWLYNVNVPGAQLVEGDNTIYLTQPRSTSPFQGIMYDYIRLEGPPSSNVKDEL, from the exons ATGTGGGATCCCACACTGGAGGGCAAGTTTGTTCCCCTGAATATAGACAAAAG GTTTATAATGCTTCGTGGTTCCTCAGGGTTTTATTCTTATGCCATTTATGAGCACTTGAAGGATTGGCCCGATTTTGACATTGGTGAAACCAGGATCACTTTCAAGCTCAGAAAAGACAA GTTTCGCTACATGGCCATAGCAGATGATAGGCAAAGATACATGCCTCAGCCTGATGACCGGTGCTCAGGAAAATGCCAAATCCTGGCCTACCCTGAAGCTGTCCTTCTCGTCAATCCCACAATGCCAGATCACAAGGGAGAG GTGGATGACAAATACCAGTACTCCTGTGACAACAAAGATATTAAGGTACATGGGTGGATATCTAGTATCCCACATGTCGGATTTTGGCAAATCACACCTAGCGATGAGTTCCGATCTGGTGGGCCCCTCAAACAAAGTCTAACATCACATGTTGGCCCCACCACCCTTGCG ATGTTTCTTAGTGCTCATTATGCCGGACAAGACCTGGTGCCGAAATTCAGAGCTGGTGAGCCATGGAAGAAGGTTTTTGGCCCAGTATTTATCTATCTTAATTCTGCATCTATTGGAGATGATCCGTTTTGGCTATGGGAGGATGCTAAAATACAG ATGACAAACGAAGTCCAAAGCTGGCCTTATAGTTTTCCAGCTTCTGAGGATTTCCAAAAGGCTGATCAACGTGGTAATGTTAATGGTAGACTACTTGTCTCAGATAG GTATACTTGCAAAGATTATATACCAGCAAATGGTGCTTATGTTGGCTTGGCCCCACCAGGAGACAATGGATCATGGCAAAGAGAATGCAAG GACTATCAATTTTGGGTGAGAGCAGATGAGGGAGGCTATTTTTCCATCACCAACATTCGTACCGGTGACTATAACCTCTACGCGTGGGTCCCTGGCTTTATAGGAGATTACCGATGCGATATTGCCATTACCATAACCTCAG GTTCTTATATTGAAATGGGTGATCTTGTATATGAACCTCCTAGAGATGGACCAACATTGTGGGAAATAGGCATCCCTGATCGTTCTGCTGCAGAGTTTTTTGTTCCCGATCCCGATCCAAAGTACATTAATAAACTTTATGTCAATCATCCTGACAG GTTTAGGCATTACGGATTGTGGGGTAGGTACGCAGAACTATATCCTGATACAGACTTAGTGTACACTGTCGGTGTTAGCGATTATAGTAAAGATTGGTTCTTTGCTCAGGTTCCCAG GAAGAAAGAAGATGACACACATCAAGGAACAACTTGGCAAATCAAGTTCAAACTTAATAATGTTGATCGGAGAAATGCGTACAAACTGCGAGTGGCTATTGCGTCTGCAACTCTGGCTGAAATGCAG gtgCGGATTAATGATCCGAATGCAAAGCGACCTCTATTTACAAGTGGATTAATAGGGAGGGACAATTCAATTGCCAGACATGGAATTCGTGGGCTCTACTGGCTATACAACGTGAATGTACCAGGTGCTCAGCTTGTTGAAGGAGATAATACCATCTATTTGACACAACCAAGAAGCACCAGCCCCTTCCAGGGAATTATGTACGACTATATTCGTTTAGAAGGCCCGCCATCTTCTAATGTCAAAGATGAACTTTGA